The following proteins are co-located in the Oenanthe melanoleuca isolate GR-GAL-2019-014 chromosome 4, OMel1.0, whole genome shotgun sequence genome:
- the MSANTD1 gene encoding myb/SANT-like DNA-binding domain-containing protein 1 produces the protein MAAAEIPSYIVSSQTEKHRRARNWTDAEMRGLMLVWEEFFDELKQTKRNAKVYEKMANKLFEMTGEIRHGEEIKIKITNMTFQYRKLKCMTDSETVAPDWPYYKTIDRILSKVTDHSDVKMHENQQPGPSTSQTEASQSPSAKSTPLYLPYNQFTYEGREECFEDEHSESSSSLLSYKLRAEERPVKKRKMQNCSFQKKKLKLMEAMLEEQKKLSRAMEETCREVRRILDQQNIIQVQSLQLQERMMNLLEKMISKSNV, from the exons ATGGCTGCAGCAGAAATTCCCAGTTACATTGTCTCTTCTCAGACTGAGAAACACAGGAGGGCCAGAAACTGGACTGATGCAGAAATGAGAGGTTTAATGCTGgtttgggaagaattttttgATGAGCTGAAACAAACTAAAAGGAATGCCAAAGTTTATGAGAAAATGGCTAACAAACTCTTTGAAATGACTGGAGAAATTCGCCACGGAGaggaaataaagataaaaattacaaatatgaCATTCCAGTACAG gaaattaaaatgcatgACTGACAGTGAAACTGTGGCACCTGACTGGCCTTACTACAAAACCATTGATAGGATCTTATCCAAAGTGACAGACCACAGTGATGTGAAAATGCACGAAAATCAGCAACCAGGTCCTTCTACATCACAGACAGAGGCCTCACAGTCTCCATCAGCTAAGTCTACACCTCTGTATTTGCCATATAACCAGTTTACATATGAAGGAAGGGAAGAATGCTTTGAAGATGAACATTCAGAGAGCTCATCAAGCTTGCTTTCTTACAAGCTGAG AGCTGAAGAAAGACCagttaagaaaagaaaaatgcaaaactgcAGTTTCCAAAAGAAGAAGCTAAAATTAATGGAAGCCATGTTGGAAGAACAGAAGAAGTTGAGTAGAGCTATGGAAGAAACCTGCAGGGAAGTGCGCAGGATCCTGGATCAGCAGAACATCATTCAAGTTCAAAGCTTACAGTTACAGGAGAGAATGATGAATCTACTGGAGAAAATGATCTCCAAGTCTAATGTGTAG